One stretch of Actinacidiphila sp. DG2A-62 DNA includes these proteins:
- a CDS encoding aminopeptidase P family protein produces MAEAEGQQAVEEQRAGDAAEGAAGDAAPSAAEDARERSGEQGDADKPPVKQRKNGLYPAVSDELAAAMKTGWADTERHGLEPIPQAAQTAARRAALSARFPGERIVVPAGNLRTRSNDTNYLFRAATEYVHLTGDQTEDAVLVLEPLADGGHEAVAYLLPRSDRENGEFWLSGQGELWVGRRTSLTEAEQLLGLPCRDVREVADLLREATGPVRVVRGHDAGVEAALTDKVTAERDAELTVFLSELRLVKDEFEIGELEKACESTVRGFEDVVKVLDRAEATSERYIDGTFFLRARVEGNDVGYNSICAAGPHATTLHWERNDGPVRSGELLLLDAGVETTTLYTADVTRTLPISGRYTPLQRMIYDAVYDAQQAGIDAVKPGAAYRDFHDAAQRVLAERLVAWGLLEGPVERVLELGLQRRWTLHGTGHMLGLDVHDCAHARTEAYVDCTLEPGMVLTVEPGLYFQTDDLTVPEEYRGIGVRIEDDILVTADGNRNLSAGLPRQADEVESWMAALRG; encoded by the coding sequence GTGGCGGAGGCCGAGGGCCAGCAGGCCGTCGAGGAGCAGCGGGCCGGGGACGCGGCCGAAGGCGCGGCCGGGGACGCGGCCCCGAGCGCGGCCGAGGACGCGCGGGAGCGGTCCGGCGAGCAGGGCGACGCCGACAAGCCGCCCGTCAAGCAGCGCAAGAACGGCCTCTACCCCGCGGTCTCCGACGAGCTGGCCGCCGCCATGAAGACCGGCTGGGCCGACACCGAGCGGCACGGCCTGGAGCCGATCCCGCAGGCCGCGCAGACCGCCGCCCGCCGCGCCGCGCTCTCCGCGCGCTTCCCCGGCGAGCGCATCGTGGTCCCCGCGGGCAACCTGCGCACCCGCTCCAACGACACGAACTACCTCTTCCGCGCCGCCACCGAGTACGTCCACCTCACCGGCGACCAGACCGAGGACGCCGTGCTGGTCCTCGAACCCCTCGCCGACGGCGGCCACGAGGCCGTCGCCTACCTGCTGCCGCGTTCGGACCGGGAGAACGGCGAGTTCTGGCTGTCCGGCCAGGGCGAGCTGTGGGTCGGCCGGCGCACCAGCCTCACCGAGGCCGAGCAGCTGCTCGGGCTGCCCTGCCGCGACGTCCGCGAGGTCGCCGACCTGCTGCGCGAGGCCACCGGCCCGGTCCGCGTGGTGCGCGGCCACGACGCCGGCGTCGAGGCGGCGCTCACCGACAAGGTGACCGCCGAGCGCGACGCCGAGTTGACGGTGTTCCTGTCCGAGCTGCGCCTGGTCAAGGACGAGTTCGAGATCGGCGAGCTGGAGAAGGCGTGCGAGTCCACCGTGCGCGGCTTCGAGGACGTGGTGAAGGTCCTGGACCGGGCGGAGGCCACCTCGGAGCGGTACATCGACGGGACGTTTTTCCTGCGCGCCCGCGTCGAGGGCAACGACGTCGGCTACAACTCCATCTGCGCCGCGGGCCCGCACGCCACCACCCTGCACTGGGAGCGCAACGACGGCCCGGTCCGCTCCGGCGAACTGCTGCTGCTGGACGCCGGCGTGGAGACCACCACCCTCTACACCGCCGACGTGACGCGCACCCTGCCGATCAGCGGTCGCTACACCCCGCTCCAGCGCATGATCTACGACGCGGTGTACGACGCGCAGCAGGCCGGCATCGACGCGGTCAAGCCGGGCGCGGCCTACCGCGACTTCCACGACGCGGCGCAGCGGGTGCTGGCCGAGCGCCTGGTCGCGTGGGGGCTGTTGGAGGGCCCGGTGGAGCGGGTGCTCGAACTCGGCCTGCAGCGCCGCTGGACGCTGCACGGCACCGGCCACATGCTCGGCCTGGACGTGCACGACTGCGCGCACGCGCGCACCGAGGCGTACGTGGACTGCACGCTGGAGCCCGGCATGGTGCTCACCGTGGAGCCGGGGCTGTACTTCCAGACCGACGACCTGACGGTGCCCGAGGAGTACCGCGGGATCGGCGTGCGTATCGAGGACGACATCCTCGTGACCGCGGACGGCAACCGGAACCTCTCCGCCGGCCTGCCGCGGCAGGCGGACGAGGTCGAGTCGTGGATGGCGGCGCTGCGCGGCTGA
- a CDS encoding ATP-binding protein has translation MSIWWSLHLRREAASVPLARRLLLGTMETVGVDPDISFDLSVALSEACANAVEHADSAAGYSVTAHIDGDHCRIEVADSGPGLPRDRVLRTARPLTRRGRQAEHGRGLFLIEALVDHVHFDDRPGHGTVVAFDKVLKWRDDALLKAS, from the coding sequence ATGAGCATCTGGTGGTCACTCCATTTGCGGCGCGAGGCTGCGAGCGTTCCGCTGGCGCGGAGGCTCCTGCTGGGGACCATGGAGACCGTCGGGGTCGACCCCGACATCTCCTTCGATCTCTCGGTGGCCCTCTCCGAGGCCTGTGCGAACGCCGTGGAACACGCCGATTCCGCCGCGGGGTACAGCGTCACCGCACACATCGACGGCGACCACTGCCGTATCGAGGTGGCCGACTCCGGGCCCGGACTTCCCCGCGACCGCGTCCTGCGCACGGCCCGGCCGCTGACCCGAAGGGGCCGGCAGGCCGAGCACGGACGCGGACTCTTCCTGATCGAAGCGCTGGTGGACCACGTCCACTTCGACGACCGGCCGGGCCACGGCACCGTCGTCGCCTTCGACAAGGTCCTGAAGTGGCGCGACGACGCGCTGCTCAAGGCGTCGTAG
- a CDS encoding YcnI family copper-binding membrane protein has protein sequence MSSFRTPGTTSRSLTSRAPRLTGRAATVAALAGSAVLLAAVPAFAHVTVQPNTAPKGSYSTVAFKVPNEEDSASTVKLEVNLPADHPIASVSIQPVPGWTAQITKSKLTTPLKTDDGTVTEAVTKITWSGGKIEPGQFQQFPVSFGPLPDDADALSFKALQTYSNGDIVRWIDLAQAGQPEPDHPAPTLKLTAAADEGGAPAPTGSPAAAPASDTSKGAATEKASGDSSDGTARGLGIAGIVVGAIGVGFGVLAGRRRNGGAGAAGGSDGASA, from the coding sequence ATGAGCAGCTTCCGTACGCCCGGCACGACCAGCCGATCCCTCACCTCCCGCGCCCCGCGGCTGACCGGACGGGCCGCGACCGTCGCGGCCCTCGCCGGCTCCGCGGTCCTGCTGGCCGCCGTGCCGGCCTTCGCGCACGTCACCGTCCAGCCGAACACGGCGCCCAAGGGCAGCTACAGCACCGTTGCCTTCAAGGTCCCCAACGAGGAGGACAGCGCCTCCACGGTCAAGCTGGAGGTGAACCTGCCCGCCGACCACCCGATCGCCTCGGTGTCCATCCAGCCGGTGCCCGGGTGGACCGCGCAGATCACCAAGTCGAAGCTGACCACGCCGCTGAAGACGGACGACGGCACGGTGACCGAGGCGGTCACCAAGATCACCTGGAGCGGCGGGAAGATCGAGCCGGGGCAGTTCCAGCAGTTCCCGGTCTCCTTCGGGCCGCTGCCCGACGACGCGGACGCGCTGTCCTTCAAGGCCCTGCAGACGTACAGCAACGGCGACATCGTGCGCTGGATCGACCTCGCCCAGGCGGGCCAGCCCGAGCCCGACCACCCCGCGCCGACGCTGAAGCTGACCGCCGCCGCGGACGAGGGCGGCGCGCCCGCGCCGACCGGCAGCCCGGCCGCGGCCCCGGCCTCCGACACCTCCAAGGGCGCGGCCACCGAGAAGGCGTCCGGCGACAGCAGCGACGGCACCGCCCGGGGCCTGGGCATCGCGGGCATCGTCGTCGGCGCGATCGGCGTCGGCTTCGGCGTGCTCGCCGGGCGGCGCAGGAACGGCGGGGCGGGCGCGGCGGGCGGCTCGGACGGCGCGTCCGCCTGA
- a CDS encoding SCO family protein, whose product MRTTFKLGAVALTAACALALAGCGSDGSGGGSDAGNAAAEVSAAAQQAGTVLDTPFAKPNLVLTDNHGKPYDLVKQTAGHPVLLYFGYTHCPDVCPTTMSDIALAKSKLSAADQAALRVVFVSSDPERDTPARLNAWLGAMDKSFIGLTGKFATIQAAARSVGVGISPPVKEKDGSVTVQHGAEVLAFWPKDDKAHVLYLSGTTAAQYQHDLPRLIRSQTP is encoded by the coding sequence ATGCGCACCACCTTCAAGCTCGGCGCCGTCGCGCTGACCGCCGCCTGCGCGCTGGCGCTGGCCGGCTGTGGCTCCGACGGCTCCGGCGGCGGCTCCGACGCCGGCAACGCCGCGGCGGAGGTCTCCGCCGCCGCCCAGCAGGCCGGCACCGTGCTGGACACGCCGTTCGCCAAGCCGAACCTCGTGCTGACCGACAACCACGGCAAGCCGTACGACCTGGTGAAGCAGACCGCGGGCCACCCGGTGCTGCTCTACTTCGGCTACACCCACTGCCCCGACGTCTGTCCGACCACCATGAGCGACATCGCCCTCGCCAAGTCCAAGCTGTCCGCCGCCGACCAGGCGGCGCTGCGGGTGGTCTTCGTCAGCTCCGACCCCGAGCGCGACACCCCGGCGCGGCTGAACGCCTGGCTGGGCGCGATGGACAAGAGCTTCATCGGCCTGACGGGGAAGTTCGCGACCATCCAGGCCGCCGCCCGGTCGGTCGGCGTCGGCATCTCGCCGCCGGTGAAGGAGAAGGACGGCAGCGTCACCGTGCAGCACGGCGCCGAGGTGCTGGCGTTCTGGCCCAAGGACGACAAGGCGCACGTGCTGTACCTGTCGGGGACCACGGCCGCGCAGTACCAGCACGACCTGCCGCGGCTGATCAGGAGCCAGACCCCGTGA
- a CDS encoding copper chaperone PCu(A)C — protein MRRHTATLALTGGAAGAVAVAATCAVLLAGCGSDAGSSWAGAGPRAAADAADAGRPAHLTVSGGYIPQPLLTDMAAAYFTVTSTNGGAARLTSVTTPLAEHVTLHTTVGTTMRQVSSFTVPAGGSLRLGTGGNHLMLENLARRPAVGDKVTLVLHFAHATPATLSVTVPVRPTTYTPKG, from the coding sequence GTGAGGCGGCACACCGCGACCCTCGCGCTGACCGGCGGCGCGGCCGGCGCCGTCGCCGTCGCCGCCACCTGCGCCGTGCTGCTGGCCGGCTGCGGCTCCGATGCCGGGTCGTCGTGGGCGGGCGCGGGCCCGCGGGCGGCGGCCGACGCCGCCGACGCCGGGCGGCCCGCGCACCTGACGGTCAGCGGCGGCTACATCCCCCAGCCGCTGCTGACCGACATGGCCGCCGCGTACTTCACGGTGACCAGCACCAACGGCGGCGCGGCCCGGCTCACCTCGGTGACCACGCCGCTGGCCGAGCACGTCACCCTGCACACCACGGTCGGCACGACCATGCGGCAGGTGTCGTCGTTCACCGTCCCCGCGGGCGGCAGCCTGCGGCTCGGCACCGGCGGCAACCACCTCATGCTGGAGAACCTGGCGCGCCGGCCGGCCGTCGGCGACAAGGTCACGCTCGTCCTGCACTTCGCCCATGCCACGCCCGCCACGCTGTCGGTCACCGTGCCGGTGCGCCCGACGACGTACACCCCGAAGGGCTGA
- a CDS encoding copper resistance CopC/CopD family protein: protein MNPRSYPSQKPAARASRAQPSRGHREASRGHREAVSRWSPRSARGRAVALAVLLLGLLLGTAAPASAHAALIRTDPADGSVVKTAPQRVVLTFSEGVLLSDDSLRVLDPHGTNVATGTPGHADGPDSGATSTVTLRPGLADGTYTVAWRAISQDSHPVAGAFTFSVGAPSKTTVDPTSLTGGGGPAGDLYGIGRYVAYGGFALLVGVSVFLGVCWPRGALLRPLQMLAATGWVAMVLATIALIMLRGPYVSGGGPGQMVDLDVIRDQLETRPGAALLSRLLLLAAAAVFLAVLFGSYAKREDPEERADLAWGLGIGGTVVAVGIAATWAMAEHASVGIQHQVAMPVDIVHLLSMAVWLGGLVALLTALWAPSLAGRPVPAFAIRRFSALALTAVTLLIGTGIYQAWRQMGSWGAFTDTHYGKLLLIKIGLVCALVVVAWFSRRWTAALGRPAQAGAGAGATGARATGAAKTSASSASAGAAKSAGTATSPASPASPGASAGSSASGAKAAAGAGVGADAGAGAAAGTGGDADAGGAKGGAKGGAAGSSASSVSADAAGRGSASADVAGRDAAGGDDPARAAQLRRQQAARSAARARKALGADPARGALRRSVLAEAGIAVVLLGVTTMLSGSQPGRAAEEQKALPDAPSSSSSGSAGASGGSAPATTAPAPQSLSIPYDTGGPGGKGTAAVTLTPASAGAANDVRVVLTGPDQKPVDAPEVRMAFTLTAQHLGPIPVTLRRTAAGDWSASAVRLPLAGTWQMSVTVRTSDIDEVTEYRNMKVAP, encoded by the coding sequence ATGAACCCACGGTCGTACCCGTCCCAGAAGCCGGCGGCGCGGGCGTCCCGGGCGCAGCCGTCGCGGGGCCACCGCGAGGCGTCGCGGGGCCACCGCGAAGCGGTGTCGCGGTGGTCGCCGCGGTCCGCCCGCGGCAGGGCCGTCGCGCTCGCGGTGCTGCTGCTCGGGCTGCTGCTCGGCACCGCGGCGCCCGCGTCCGCGCACGCGGCGCTGATCCGCACCGATCCGGCCGACGGGTCGGTCGTGAAGACGGCGCCGCAACGGGTGGTACTGACCTTCTCCGAGGGCGTGCTGCTCTCCGACGACTCGCTGCGCGTGCTCGACCCGCACGGCACGAACGTCGCGACGGGCACGCCCGGCCACGCGGACGGCCCGGACTCCGGCGCGACCTCGACCGTCACCCTGCGCCCGGGGCTGGCCGACGGCACGTACACCGTCGCCTGGCGGGCCATCTCGCAGGACAGCCATCCGGTGGCCGGCGCGTTCACCTTCTCCGTCGGCGCGCCGTCCAAGACCACCGTCGACCCGACCTCGCTCACCGGCGGCGGCGGCCCGGCGGGCGACCTCTACGGGATCGGGCGGTACGTCGCCTACGGCGGCTTCGCGCTGCTGGTCGGCGTCTCGGTGTTCCTCGGCGTGTGCTGGCCGCGCGGCGCGCTGCTGCGCCCGCTGCAGATGCTCGCGGCGACCGGCTGGGTGGCGATGGTGCTGGCGACCATCGCGCTGATCATGCTGCGCGGGCCCTACGTCAGCGGCGGCGGCCCCGGCCAGATGGTCGATCTGGACGTCATCAGGGACCAGTTGGAGACCCGGCCGGGCGCGGCGCTGCTGTCCCGGCTGCTGCTGCTCGCCGCCGCCGCGGTCTTCCTCGCGGTGCTCTTCGGCAGCTACGCCAAGCGCGAGGACCCCGAGGAGCGCGCGGACCTCGCCTGGGGGCTCGGCATCGGCGGCACCGTGGTCGCGGTGGGCATCGCGGCGACCTGGGCGATGGCCGAGCACGCCTCGGTCGGCATCCAGCACCAGGTGGCGATGCCGGTCGACATCGTCCACCTGCTGTCCATGGCGGTCTGGCTGGGCGGTCTGGTCGCGCTGCTGACCGCGCTGTGGGCGCCCTCGCTCGCCGGCCGCCCGGTGCCCGCGTTCGCGATACGCCGCTTCTCCGCGCTCGCGCTGACCGCCGTCACCCTGCTGATCGGCACCGGGATCTACCAGGCGTGGCGGCAGATGGGCAGTTGGGGCGCGTTCACCGACACGCACTACGGCAAGCTGCTGCTGATCAAGATCGGGCTGGTGTGCGCGCTGGTGGTCGTCGCGTGGTTCTCGCGGCGGTGGACCGCGGCGCTGGGCAGGCCGGCGCAGGCGGGGGCGGGGGCGGGGGCGACGGGGGCGCGGGCGACGGGGGCCGCGAAGACCTCGGCGTCCTCCGCGTCCGCGGGGGCTGCGAAGTCCGCGGGAACCGCGACGTCCCCGGCGTCCCCGGCGTCCCCGGGAGCGTCCGCGGGCTCCTCCGCGAGCGGCGCGAAAGCGGCGGCGGGGGCGGGCGTCGGCGCGGACGCGGGGGCAGGTGCCGCGGCCGGGACCGGCGGCGACGCGGACGCGGGCGGCGCGAAGGGCGGCGCAAAGGGCGGTGCGGCGGGCTCCTCGGCCTCCTCCGTGAGCGCAGACGCCGCGGGCCGAGGCTCCGCGAGCGCCGACGTTGCGGGCCGAGACGCCGCGGGCGGCGACGACCCCGCGCGGGCCGCGCAGTTGCGGCGCCAGCAGGCCGCGCGCAGCGCCGCGCGGGCGCGCAAGGCGCTCGGCGCGGACCCGGCGCGCGGTGCGCTGCGCCGCTCGGTGCTGGCCGAGGCGGGCATCGCCGTGGTACTGCTCGGCGTGACCACGATGCTGTCCGGCTCGCAGCCCGGCCGCGCCGCCGAGGAGCAGAAGGCGCTGCCGGACGCGCCGTCCTCCTCTTCGTCGGGGTCGGCGGGTGCGTCGGGCGGGTCCGCGCCCGCCACCACCGCCCCCGCGCCGCAGTCGCTCAGCATCCCGTACGACACCGGCGGCCCCGGCGGCAAGGGCACCGCGGCCGTCACGCTGACCCCGGCGAGCGCCGGCGCGGCGAACGACGTGCGGGTGGTGCTGACCGGCCCGGACCAGAAGCCCGTCGACGCGCCCGAGGTACGGATGGCGTTCACGCTGACCGCCCAGCACCTCGGTCCCATCCCGGTGACGCTGCGCCGCACCGCGGCCGGCGACTGGTCCGCCTCCGCCGTCCGGCTCCCGCTGGCCGGCACCTGGCAGATGTCCGTAACCGTCCGCACCTCGGACATCGACGAGGTGACGGAGTACAGGAACATGAAGGTCGCACCGTGA
- a CDS encoding HAD family hydrolase yields MVATDLDGTLLRSDGTISQASRDALAAATAAGAAHIVVTGRSVPWTRHVLDDLGYRGLAVCGQGAQLYDAAAGRLLTSVTLDRRTAVLALAKIEAEVGPLAVAASRDGLTGEVVVGEGYVYHPELPVLHLRDAADLWAEPITKLYIQHPGGLDDDALARAAHAAAGDLVGVMVAGERIVELLPLGLTKATGLSLAARRLGVTAAQTIAFGDMPNDVPMLRWAGRGVAMANAHPELKAVADEVTASNDEDGIAAVLHRLFGPPRGSAA; encoded by the coding sequence ATGGTCGCGACCGACCTGGACGGCACGCTGCTGCGCAGCGACGGCACGATCTCGCAGGCCTCGCGCGACGCGCTGGCCGCGGCGACGGCCGCGGGCGCCGCGCACATCGTGGTCACCGGCCGCTCGGTGCCGTGGACCCGGCACGTGCTGGACGACCTCGGCTACCGGGGCCTGGCGGTGTGCGGGCAGGGCGCGCAGTTGTACGACGCCGCGGCCGGCCGCCTGCTCACCTCGGTGACGCTGGACCGCAGGACCGCCGTGCTGGCGCTGGCCAAGATCGAGGCGGAGGTCGGCCCGCTCGCGGTGGCCGCCAGCCGGGACGGCCTGACCGGCGAGGTCGTGGTCGGCGAGGGCTACGTCTACCACCCGGAGCTTCCGGTGCTGCACCTGCGGGACGCCGCGGACCTGTGGGCCGAGCCGATCACCAAGCTCTACATCCAGCACCCGGGCGGCCTGGACGACGACGCCCTCGCGCGGGCCGCGCACGCCGCGGCCGGCGACCTGGTGGGGGTGATGGTGGCCGGCGAGCGCATCGTGGAACTGCTGCCGCTCGGGCTGACCAAGGCCACCGGCCTGTCGCTGGCCGCCCGCCGGCTCGGCGTCACCGCGGCGCAGACCATCGCCTTCGGCGACATGCCCAACGACGTGCCGATGCTCCGCTGGGCCGGCCGCGGCGTGGCCATGGCCAACGCCCATCCGGAACTGAAGGCAGTCGCCGACGAGGTCACCGCGTCCAACGACGAGGACGGGATCGCGGCGGTGCTGCACCGGCTGTTCGGGCCGCCGCGGGGGTCGGCGGCGTGA
- a CDS encoding rhomboid-like protein translates to MVHDAEQTPQPPQGRVLLPALRLLAPGPDGARARGESVRLAAARVRATPGTHIWLLILAVTSVTAAGMSPHLRSYLLHSVSTNLVELHRHPIRVLVASALWIEPPSGFLFYAVLFELVHATAERWLGTARWLLVAAVAHIGATLVSQKAVFFGIRDDRLPGSLAHTVDIGVSYGLAGVVGVLAYRVPRPWRWGYLAVVLPFFAVPVLDDGSFTDLGHLSAVLIGLCCYGVTPPTPAAARTAGAAPPRSRPRRWTR, encoded by the coding sequence GTGGTCCACGACGCCGAGCAGACCCCGCAGCCGCCGCAGGGCCGCGTGCTCCTGCCGGCGCTGCGGCTGCTCGCCCCGGGCCCGGACGGCGCGCGGGCGCGGGGCGAGTCGGTCCGCCTGGCCGCGGCACGGGTGCGGGCCACGCCCGGCACCCACATATGGCTGCTGATCCTGGCCGTCACCAGCGTGACCGCGGCCGGCATGTCCCCGCACCTTCGCTCGTACCTGCTGCACAGCGTCAGCACCAACCTCGTCGAGCTGCACCGTCACCCGATCCGCGTACTGGTGGCCAGTGCGCTGTGGATCGAGCCGCCGTCTGGCTTCCTCTTCTACGCGGTGCTGTTCGAGCTGGTGCACGCGACCGCCGAGCGCTGGCTGGGCACCGCGCGCTGGCTGCTGGTCGCGGCGGTGGCGCACATCGGCGCGACGCTGGTCAGCCAGAAGGCGGTGTTCTTCGGCATCCGCGACGACCGGCTGCCCGGCTCGCTCGCGCACACCGTCGACATAGGGGTCAGCTACGGCCTGGCGGGCGTGGTCGGCGTCCTGGCCTACCGGGTGCCGCGCCCGTGGCGCTGGGGCTATCTGGCCGTGGTGCTGCCGTTCTTCGCCGTGCCGGTGCTGGACGACGGCAGTTTCACCGACCTCGGTCACCTCAGCGCGGTGCTGATCGGGCTGTGCTGCTACGGCGTCACGCCGCCGACCCCCGCGGCGGCCCGAACAGCCGGTGCAGCACCGCCGCGATCCCGTCCTCGTCGTTGGACGCGGTGA
- a CDS encoding ABC transporter permease subunit: MTTTTARPRPGRTAPPAGPALFHPTVARLTQRGLLGRRRALLLLALPLLLLVIVAAVRALAGQDDGTTADLLRSFALAAMVPLIGVIAGTGAIGPEIDDGSIVYLLAKPIRRSTIIATKLLVAIGVTAAFCAIPTLIAGVVLNGNGQRLAVAFAVAAAVASVAYAAIFLMLGVITRHAVVVGLVYALVWEGVIGNLVPGARTLSVQQWSLAVAQKIAENSTVTSDVSLPTAIVLLVAATAAATWFATAKLRTLKLAGEE; this comes from the coding sequence ATGACCACCACCACCGCGCGTCCCCGGCCCGGACGCACCGCGCCGCCCGCGGGCCCCGCGCTCTTCCACCCGACCGTCGCCCGGCTCACTCAGCGCGGCCTGCTCGGCCGCCGCCGTGCCCTGCTGCTGCTCGCGCTGCCGCTGCTCCTGCTGGTCATCGTCGCCGCGGTCCGCGCGCTGGCGGGGCAGGACGACGGCACCACCGCCGACCTGCTGCGCAGCTTCGCGCTGGCCGCGATGGTGCCGCTGATCGGGGTGATCGCCGGCACCGGCGCGATCGGTCCGGAGATCGACGACGGCTCGATCGTCTACCTGCTGGCCAAGCCGATCCGGCGTTCCACGATCATCGCCACGAAACTGCTGGTCGCGATAGGCGTGACGGCCGCGTTCTGCGCGATCCCCACGCTGATCGCCGGAGTCGTGCTGAACGGCAACGGGCAGCGGCTCGCCGTCGCGTTCGCGGTCGCCGCGGCCGTCGCGTCGGTCGCCTACGCGGCGATCTTCCTGATGCTCGGGGTGATCACCCGGCACGCGGTGGTCGTCGGCCTGGTCTACGCGCTGGTCTGGGAGGGCGTGATCGGGAATCTGGTGCCGGGCGCGCGCACGCTGAGCGTCCAGCAGTGGTCGCTGGCCGTCGCGCAGAAGATCGCGGAGAACTCCACGGTGACCTCGGACGTGTCGCTGCCCACCGCGATCGTGCTGCTGGTGGCGGCCACCGCGGCGGCCACCTGGTTCGCCACCGCCAAGCTGCGCACGCTGAAGCTGGCCGGCGAGGAGTGA
- a CDS encoding ABC transporter ATP-binding protein has translation MTTIGIDKVSRWFGNVVAVNDVSMTIGPGVTGLLGPNGAGKSTLINMMAGFLAPSTGAVTLDGVPIWRNEQAYREIGIVPEREAMYDFLTAREFVVANAELHGLPDPEAAARRALATVEMEYAQDRRIETYSKGMRQRAKMASALVHEPSVLLLDEPFNGMDPRQRLQLMELLRRMGADGRTVLFSSHILEEVEQLAHHIEVVVAGRHAASGDFRKIRRLMTDRPHRYLVRSSDDRKLASLLIAHASTAGIELDWAEDGRGGAQRLAGGAAAGDGRALRVQAIDFAGFTEFLPRIARDHGIRLYAVSPSDESLESVFSYLVTA, from the coding sequence GTGACGACGATCGGCATCGACAAGGTGTCCCGCTGGTTCGGCAACGTGGTGGCGGTCAACGACGTCTCCATGACCATCGGCCCCGGCGTCACCGGGCTGCTGGGGCCCAACGGCGCGGGCAAGTCCACCCTGATCAACATGATGGCGGGCTTCCTCGCCCCGTCCACCGGCGCGGTCACCCTCGACGGCGTCCCCATCTGGCGCAACGAGCAGGCGTACCGCGAGATCGGCATCGTGCCCGAGCGGGAGGCGATGTACGACTTCCTGACCGCGCGCGAGTTCGTCGTCGCCAACGCCGAGCTGCACGGGCTGCCCGACCCCGAGGCCGCGGCGCGCCGGGCGCTGGCCACCGTCGAGATGGAGTACGCGCAGGACCGCAGGATCGAGACGTACAGCAAGGGCATGCGGCAGCGCGCCAAGATGGCCTCCGCGCTGGTCCACGAGCCGTCGGTGCTGCTGCTGGACGAGCCGTTCAACGGCATGGACCCGCGGCAGCGGCTGCAGCTGATGGAGCTGCTGCGGCGGATGGGCGCGGACGGCAGGACCGTGCTGTTCTCCTCGCACATCCTGGAGGAGGTCGAGCAGCTCGCCCACCACATCGAGGTGGTGGTGGCCGGACGGCACGCCGCGTCCGGCGACTTCCGCAAGATCCGCCGGCTGATGACCGACCGCCCGCACCGCTACCTGGTCCGCTCCAGCGACGACCGCAAGCTGGCCTCCCTGCTCATCGCCCACGCCTCGACCGCCGGCATCGAGCTGGACTGGGCCGAGGACGGGAGGGGTGGCGCGCAGCGCCTCGCTGGAGGGGCGGCGGCGGGAGACGGGCGGGCGTTGCGCGTCCAGGCGATCGACTTCGCCGGGTTCACCGAGTTCCTGCCGCGAATCGCCCGCGACCACGGCATCAGGCTCTACGCGGTCTCGCCGTCCGACGAATCCCTGGAGAGCGTCTTCTCCTACCTGGTCACGGCGTAA
- a CDS encoding ABC transporter permease subunit, whose translation MANPAGPPPGPPPAPTDVIHNIGYREYTGARLGRGYARQSLFSQSLRGAYGLGRSAKSKVLPMILLGVMCAPALIMVAVAVFTHMDKLPVDYTRYAVLLQAVITLFVAAQAPQSVSRDLRFKTTPLYFSRPIERVDYVVAKFAALATALFMLTALPLLILYVGALLAKLDFTDQTAGFAKGLVSVLLLSLLFAGIGLVVAAVTPRRGFGVAAIIALFVITYGAVSSVQGVAQSQENYDVIGWLGLFSPITLIDGFQTWFLGATSAFPHASGPPNAAAGVAYLLVILAIVAGCFGLLMRRYRKVGLS comes from the coding sequence GTGGCGAATCCGGCGGGACCGCCGCCGGGCCCGCCGCCCGCACCCACCGACGTCATCCACAACATCGGCTACCGCGAGTACACCGGCGCGCGGCTCGGCCGCGGCTACGCACGGCAGTCGCTGTTCAGCCAGAGCCTGCGCGGCGCGTACGGCCTGGGCCGCAGCGCCAAGTCCAAGGTGCTGCCGATGATCCTGCTGGGCGTGATGTGCGCGCCCGCCCTGATCATGGTGGCGGTGGCGGTCTTCACCCACATGGACAAACTGCCGGTCGACTACACCCGCTACGCGGTGCTGCTGCAGGCGGTGATCACGCTCTTCGTGGCCGCGCAGGCGCCGCAGTCGGTCTCGCGCGACCTGCGCTTCAAGACCACGCCGCTGTACTTCTCCCGGCCCATCGAACGCGTCGACTACGTGGTCGCCAAGTTCGCCGCGCTGGCCACCGCGCTGTTCATGCTGACCGCGCTGCCCCTGCTCATCCTCTATGTCGGCGCGCTGCTGGCGAAGCTCGACTTCACCGACCAGACCGCCGGGTTCGCGAAGGGCCTGGTGTCCGTCCTGCTGCTGTCGCTGCTGTTCGCCGGGATAGGTCTGGTCGTCGCGGCCGTCACGCCCCGCCGCGGCTTCGGGGTCGCCGCGATCATCGCCCTGTTCGTGATCACCTACGGCGCGGTCTCCAGCGTCCAGGGCGTCGCCCAGAGCCAGGAGAACTACGACGTCATCGGCTGGCTCGGCCTGTTCTCGCCGATCACGCTGATCGACGGCTTCCAGACCTGGTTCCTCGGCGCGACCTCGGCCTTCCCGCACGCCTCGGGTCCGCCGAACGCGGCGGCCGGCGTCGCGTACCTGCTCGTGATCCTCGCCATCGTGGCCGGCTGCTTCGGCCTGCTGATGCGCCGTTACCGGAAGGTGGGCCTGTCGTGA